A genomic window from Prunus persica cultivar Lovell chromosome G2, Prunus_persica_NCBIv2, whole genome shotgun sequence includes:
- the LOC18784788 gene encoding CASP-like protein 5B2, which translates to MKEVFGSPGKVSGLALRIGQCSFAAASIGVMVSAHGFFNSTAFCYLIASMGLQVLWSLGLACLDLHALRSKRSLQNPVLVSLFVVGDWVTAILSLAAACSSAGVTVLYSRDLNYCGPPAQLPCSRFQIAVAFAFISWFLLAVSSIVMFWLLGAV; encoded by the exons ATGAAGGAGGTCTTTGGGAGTCCAGGGAAGGTGAGTGGGCTGGCACTGAGAATTGGGCAGTGCTCTTTTGCTGCTGCTTCTATTGGAGTGATGGTCTCTGCCCATGGCTTCTTCAACTCCACTGCATTTTG CTATTTAATTGCATCAATGGGGCTTCAAGTTCTTTGGAGTTTGGGACTTGCTTGCCTTGATTTGCATGCTTTGAGGTCAAAGAGAAGCTTGCAGAATCCTGTTTTAGTAAGCCTATTTGTTGTTGGGGATTGG GTGACAGCTATTCTGTCGTTGGCCGCTGCATGCTCATCAGCTGGAGTGACAGTTCTGTATTCGAGAGATTTGAATTACTGCGGGCCACCGGCACAACTTCCATGCAGCAGGTTCCAAATTGCTGTTGCTTTCGCTTTTATCTCATGGTTCCTCCTTGCTGTTTCGTCCATTGTCATGTTTTGGTTGCTAGGTGCAGTATGA
- the LOC18787086 gene encoding mannose-1-phosphate guanylyltransferase 1 codes for MKALILVGGFGTRLRPLTLSVPKPLVEFANKPMILHQIEALKAIGVSEVVLAINYQPEVMMTFLKEFETKVGIKITCSQETEPLGTAGPLALARDKLIDDSGEPFFVLNSDVISEYPFKQMIEFHKSHGGEASIMVTKVDEPSKYGVVVMEESTGKVQKFVEKPKLFVGNKINAGIYLLNPSVLDRIELRPTSIEKEVFPNIAAENKLFAMVLPGFWMDIGQPRDYITGLRLYLDSLRKNSSSKLARGSNVVGNVLVDETAKIGEGCLIGPDVAIGPGCVVESGVRLSRCTVMRGVRIKKHACISGSIIGWHSTVGQWARVENMTILGEDVHVSDEIYSNGGVVLPHKEIKSSILKPEIVM; via the exons ATGAAGGCACTCATTCTTGTTGGAGGTTTTGGAACACGTTTGCGGCCATTGACACTCAGTGTCCCTAAGCCGCTTGTTGAATTTGCAAACAAACCCATGATCCTGCATCAG aTAGAGGCTCTTAAGGCAATTGGTGTTAGCGAAGTGGTTCTGGCGATCAATTACCAACCAGAG GTGATGATGACTTTCCTGAAGGAGTTTGAGACAAAGGTTGGCATCAAGATCACATGCTCACAAGAGACTGAGCCCCTTGGTACTGCTGGACCTCTGGCTCTTGCTAGAGACAAACTGATAGATGATTCTGGCGAGCCCTTCTTTGTCCTTAACAGTGATGTTATCAGCGAGTACCCATTTAAGCAAATGATCGAATTCCATAAATCCCATGGAGGAGAAGCTTCCATAATGGTGACCAAG GTGGATGAGCCATCGAAATATGGAGTGGTGGTTATGGAAGAATCTACAGGGAAAGTTCAGAAATTTGTAGAGAAACCAAAACTGTTTGTTGGTAACAAAATCAATGCTGGAATATACCTGTTGAACCCCTCAGTTCTTGATCGAATTGAGCTGAGACCAACTTCAATTGAGAAAGAGGTATTCCCAAATATTGCAGCAGAGAATAAGCTCTTCGCAATGGTCCTTCCAGGGTTTTGGATGGACATTGGGCAACCAAGGGATTATATTACAGGCCTGAGACTCTACTTGGACTCATTGAGGAAGAACTCTTCATCTAAGTTGGCCAGAGGCTCCAATGTTGTGGGAAATGTTCTGGTGGATGAGACTGCCAAAATTGGAGAGGGGTGCCTGATTGGACCAGATGTTGCAATTGGTCCGGGTTGCGTTGTTGAGTCAGGAGTTAGGCTATCTCGCTGTACAGTAATGCGTGGAGTCCGGATCAAGAAGCATGCTTGCATTTCCGGCAGTATCATCGGATGGCACTCCACAGTTGGACAATGGGCTCGTGTAGAGAACATGACTATCCTCGGAGAAGATGTTCATGTAAGCGATGAAATTTACAGTAATGGAGGTGTGGTTTTGCCCCACAAAGAAATCAAGTCGAGCATTTTGAAGCCAGAAATTGTAATGTAG
- the LOC18785121 gene encoding uncharacterized protein At2g39795, mitochondrial, whose translation MAFTSILRRSASSLAPLASRLARGNRSYHGALVNAINHVNHSYKSTLTPFVPTPRYYSSHSSDQSLLKVIDAEIKCAEETDDLDKAEEIPSGFPFQIEDTPGAQIVTLKRTYQGENIVVEVHMPDLVTGDEENDGDQDGDDEDGSANKSSLPLLVTVSKSDGPSLEFSCTAFADEIEIDSLAVKNPENSEDQIAYEGPDFHDLDENLQKAFHKYLEIRGIKPSTTNFLHEYMINKDTREYANWLQKLKQFVAA comes from the exons ATGGCTTTCACTTCAATTCTTCGCAGATCGGCCTCCTCTTTGGCTCCATTGGCCAGCCGACTGGCTCGGGGCAATCGATCTTACCATGGTGCTCTCGTCAACGCCATAAACCACGTCAATCACTCCTACAAGTCCACTCTGACCCCTTTTGTTCCGACCCCTCGCTATTATTCCAGCCACAGTTCGGACCAGTCTCTTCTCAAGGTTATCGATGCAGAGATAAAGTGCGCTGAGGAGACCGATGATCTTGACAAG GCTGAAGAGATTCCAAGTGGCTTCCCTTTTCAAATTGAAGATACTCCCGGAGCCCAAATAGTGACACTGAAAAGAACATATCAGGGTGAAAACATAGTAGTTGAAGTTCACATGCCTGATCTAGTTACTggtgatgaagaaaatgacgGTGACCaggatggtgatgatgaggaTGGAAGTGCTAATAAGTCCAGCCTCCCGTTGCTCGTAACTGTCTCCAAGAGTGATGGACCTTCTCTTGAGTTCAGCTGCACTGCTTTTGCTGATGAGATTGAAATTGACAGCTTGGCAGTGAAAAATCCAGAGAATTCGGAGGATCAGATTGCCTATGAGGGGCCTGACTTCCA TGATTTGGATGAGAACCTTCAGAAGGCATTCCACAAGTATTTGGAGATTAGAGGAATCAAGCCCAGCACAACCAATTTCTTGCATGAGTACATGATCAACAAAGACACTAGAGAATATGCGAATTGGTTGCAGAAACTTAAGCAGTTCGTTGCAGCTTAA
- the LOC18784596 gene encoding wall-associated receptor kinase-like 20, protein MASAPNLLLTAVLLLTCAWCVLCIQRCLDCGNTSVPYPLSTAPTCGDQSYKIRCDAGSLVFDTLNNSYPITSISPSSQRLVVQPSSFVTNTCVTSDITHQGIQLNDSLPFNVTSSNTILYLNCTDTLLRSPLNCTSSSLCHSYVNGSSDRAVGPCEAAPLCCTFRAGGSSTSYMIRVKDSGCSAYTSFVNLDPVLPVDRWPEPGVEIQWVAPREPVCGTQADCESDGGKSTCGPDPAVAGVRRCFCDSGLVWDPVAGLCVDDSVGSDDNIALIAGLTSGIGASLVAATIAILLYKRHRRIKEAQARLTKEREEILNANGGRAAKVFTGKEIKRATNGFARDRLLGAGGYGEVYKGFLEDGTVVAVKIAKLGNTKGTDQVLNEVRILCQVNHKSLVHLLGCCVELEQPIMVYEYIENGTLLEHLQARKAGGWKHLSWTQRLEIAHDTAEGLAYLHFSAVPPIYHRDVKSSNILLDEKLNAKVADFGLSRLAQTDLSHISTCAQGTLGYLDPEYYRNYQLTDKSDVYSFGVVLLELLTSQKAIDFTREPDDVNLAVYTQRMMAEERLMDVIDPVLKEGAKTLELDTMKALGFLALGCLEERRQNRPSMKEVVEEIEYIASIATAKPKAVEI, encoded by the exons ATGGCCTCTGCGCCCAATCTCCTACTCACCGCCGTGCTCCTGCTAACGTGCGCCTGGTGCGTACTGTGCATCCAGCGCTGCCTAGACTGCGGCAACACCTCCGTGCCCTACCCGCTCAGCACGGCCCCCACGTGCGGCGACCAGTCGTACAAGATCAGGTGTGACGCGGGCTCACTCGTCTTCGACACCCTCAACAACTCCTATCCAATCACCTCCATCTCTCCCTCATCCCAACGACTCGTCGTCCAACCCTCGAGCTTTGTCACCAACACCTGCGTCACATCGGATATAACCCACCAGGGCATCCAGCTCAACGACTCGCTCCCTTTCAACGTCACCAGCAGCAACACCATCCTGTACCTCAACTGTACGGACACTCTGCTCCGATCGCCTTTGAACTGCACGTCGTCGAGCCTCTGCCACTCGTACGTCAACGGAAGCAGTGACAGGGCGGTGGGCCCCTGCGAGGCAGCTCCGCTTTGTTGTACGTTTCGGGCGGGCGGTTCGTCGACCTCGTATATGATTCGGGTCAAGGACTCGGGTTGCAGCGCGTACACGAGTTTTGTGAATTTGGATCCGGTTTTGCCCGTTGACAGGTGGCCCGAACCGGGAGTGGAGATACAGTGGGTGGCGCCTAGGGAACCGGTGTGCGGGACCCAGGCGGATTGTGAGAGCGATGGAGGGAAGTCGACGTGTGGGCCCGACCCAGCAGTCGCTGGGGTGAGGAGGTGCTTCTGTGACTCTGGCCTTGTGTGGGACCCCGTGGCGGGGTTATGTGTTGATG ATAGCGTTGGTTCAGATGACAATATTGCACTCATAGCAG GTTTAACTTCTGGGATTGGTGCATCACTAGTTGCGGCCACCATTGCCATTCTGCTCTACAAGCGCCACAGACGCATCAAGGAAGCTCAAGCTCGCCTTACCAAAGAGCGTGAAGAAATCCTGAATGCCAATGGAGGCAGAGCTGCAAAAGTCTTCACCGGAAAAGAGATCAAAAGGGCAACAAACGGCTTCGCCAGAGACCGCCTCCTAGGCGCCGGTGGCTACGGTGAAGTCTACAAAGGATTTCTTGAAGATGGCACTGTGGTGGCTGTCAAGATTGCCAAGCTTGGAAACACCAAAGGCACTGACCAAGTCCTCAATGAGGTCCGGATTCTGTGCCAAGTTAACCACAAGAGCCTTGTTCACCTACTTGGTTGTTGCGTTGAGCTAGAGCAGCCAATTATGGTCTACGAGTACATTGAGAATGGAACTCTTCTGGAACATTTGCAAGCTCGAAAAGCCGGTGGCTGGAAACATCTGTCTTGGACACAGCGTCTAGAAATTGCTCATGACACTGCCGAGGGTCTTGCCTATCTACATTTCTCAGCAGTTCCTCCAATATATCACCGTGACGTGAAGTCTAGCAATATTCTGCTTGATGAGAAGCTGAATGCCAAGGTTGCCGATTTCGGGTTATCCCGCTTGGCTCAAACCGATTTAAGCCATATATCAACGTGTGCACAAGGAACACTTGGATATCTTGATCCTGAATATTACAGGAACTATCAATTGACAGACAAAAGCGATGTTTATAGCTTTGGAGTTGTGCTGTTGGAGCTTTTGACATCTCAGAAAGCTATAGACTTCACCAGGGAACCGGATGATGTAAACCTGGCAGTTTACACGCAGAGGATGATGGCAGAGGAGAGGTTAATGGATGTGATTGATCCTGTGCTGAAAGAAGGAGCCAAGACTTTGGAGCTGGACACCATGAAGGCATTGGGGTTCCTGGCATTGGGTTGCTTGGAGGAACGCCGACAGAACCGGCCTTCCATGAAAGAAGTTGTTGAGGAGATTGAGTACATTGCAAGCATTGCCACAGCCAAGCCAAAGGCTGTAGAGATCTag